Proteins encoded in a region of the Podarcis muralis chromosome 2, rPodMur119.hap1.1, whole genome shotgun sequence genome:
- the RPS18 gene encoding small ribosomal subunit protein uS13 yields the protein MVPEVGLSLGPPLRRKSFSLRWEGLICRPWRRLYFLFRRQQEREAGAAAMSLVIPEKFQHILRVLNTNIDGRRKIAFAITAIKGVGRRYAHVVLRKADIDLTKRAGELTEDEVERVITIMQNPRQYKIPDWFLNRQKDVKDGKYSQVLANGLDNKLREDLERLKKIRAHRGLRHFWGLRVRGQHTKTTGRRGRTVGVSKKK from the exons ATGGTTCCGGAAGTGGGTCTGTCCTTAGGCCCCCCCCTTCGCCGGAAGTCGTTTTCGCTTCGGTGGGAGGGTCTTATATGCAGGCCGTGGCGCCGGCTCTACTTCCTTTTCCGGCGACAGCAGGAGAGAGAAGCAGGCGCCGCAGCCATG tCGCTCGTCATCCCTGAGAAGTTCCAGCACATCCTGCGAGTTCTCAACACCAACATCGACGGGCGGCGGAAGATCGCCTTTGCCATCACCGCCATCAAG ggggtgggcaggcGTTACGCCCACGTGGTGCTGAGGAAGGCGGACATCGACCTGACCAAGAGGGCTGGAGAGCTCACCGAAGATGAG GTGGAGCGTGTCATCACCATAATGCAGAACCCTCGTCAGTACAAGATCCCTGACTGGTTCCTGAACAGGCAGAAGGACGTCAAGGACGGGAAGTACAGCCAG GTCTTGGCCAACGGGCTGGACAACAAGCTCCGCGAGGACCTGGAGCGGCTGAAGAAGATCCGGGCGCATCGGGGCCTGCGCCACTTCTGGGG cctgcgTGTCCGTGGCCAGCACACCAAGACCACCGGCCGTCGTGGCAGAACCGTGGGCGTCTCAAAGAAGAAGTAA
- the LOC144324894 gene encoding uncharacterized protein LOC144324894 isoform X8 has protein sequence MEENRGLLDSLGGDEMEINNKGNQERIHTIEKPYKCSDGEDNFIQSSQTTSHQINPITNKPYQCLECGKNFIRSIHLTSHQRIHTGGKPYQCLECGKSFRLSSHLTSHQRIHTGEKPYQCLECGKSFNQSIHLTSHQKIHTGEKPYQCLECGKNFIQSIHLTYHQRIHTGEKPYQCLECGKSFRLSSHLTYHQRIHTGEKPYQCLECGKSFSQRNGLTYHQRIHTGEKPYQCLECGKSFSRSTSLSYHQRIHTGEKLYQCLECGKSFRLSRHLTSHQRIHTGEKLYQCLECGKNFTQSIHLTYHQRNHTVEKPYQCLECGKSFSHKASLPSHQRIHTGEKPFQCLQCGKTFRKSSDLTSHQRIHTGEKPYQCLECGKSFSQSSHLTSHKRIHTGEKPYQCLECGKSFCLNGQLTSHQRIHTGEKPYQCLECGKTFSHSSPLSYHQRVHTGEKPYQCLECGKSFRHSKTCCVHKVKEGLNSD, from the exons atggaggagaatcgtgggctCCTGGATTCTCTGG GGGGTGATGAAATGGAAATTAATAACAAGGGGAACCAAGAAAGAATCCACACCATAGAGAAGCCATATAAATGCTCAGATGGTGAAGATAACTTTATTCAGAGCTCCCAGACCACTTCTCATCAAATAAATCCCATTACGAataaaccctatcagtgcttggaatgtggaaaaaactTCATTAGGAGCattcatctcacttcccatcaaagaatacaTACAGGGGGAaaaccttatcagtgcttggaatgtggaaagagtttccgtCTCAGTagtcatctcacttcccatcaaagaattcatacaggggagaaaccctatcagtgcttggaatgtggaaagagcttcaatcagagcattcatctcacttcccatcaaaaaattcatacaggggagaaaccctatcagtgcttggaatgtggaaaaaactTCATTCAGAGCATTCatctcacttaccatcaaagaatacatacaggggagaaaccctatcagtgcctggaatgtggaaagagtttccgtCTGAGTAGTCatctcacttaccatcaaagaattcatacaggggagaaaccctatcagtgcctggaatgtggaaagagcttcagtcagaggaacggtctcacttaccatcaaagaattcatacaggggagaaaccgtatcagtgcttggaatgtggaaagagcttcagtcggagcacctctctctcttaccatcaaagaattcatacaggggagaaactctatcagtgcttagaatgtggaaagagtttccgtCTGAGtcgccatctcacttcccatcaaagaattcatacaggggagaaactctatcagtgcttagaatgtggaaaaaaCTTCACTCAGAGCATTCatctcacttaccatcaaagaaATCATACAgtggagaaaccttatcagtgcttagaatgtggaaagagcttcagtcacaaagCCAGTCttccttcccatcaaagaattcatacaggggagaaaccttttcagtGCTTGCAGTGTGGGAAGACTTTCAGAAAGAGCTCAgatctcacttctcatcaaagaattcatacaggggagaaaccctatcagtgcttggaatgtggaaagagctttagtcaaagttcacatctcacttcccataaaagaattcatacaggtgagaaaccctatcagtgcttggaatgtggaaagagtttctgtCTGAATGgtcaactcacttcccatcaaagaattcatacaggggagaaaccctatcaatgcttggaatgtggaaagaccttcagtcACAGTAGCCCTCTCTCTTATcatcaaagagttcatacaggagagaaaccctatcagtgcttggaatgtggaaagagtttccgtCACAGTAAGACTTGTTGTGttcacaaagtaaaggaaggattgaactctgattaa